ATCTACGTGATGAAATTGCAATGTCCTAACATTTCCCCATGTACAGGTTTACAACCTTCTTATTACTTGGCTCGTACTGTTCTTGTTCATGTAAGGATATGACAGAAACAAGGGTGCTCTACTGCAATTTTTGTTTTAAGTTGTTGCTGCCTGGATGGCTATGTCTTGAGAAATACATCAGTTTAAACTGAATATGTGGAATGCCGTCAGTACCAGCTGAATGTGTCAAACTGATGTGGTTACAAATTAATCAGTGTGCAAAGCCAGTTGATAAGTTTCCAAAAAAACCAATCGATCAAGAGTGCGTTTCCTGCCTATTCTGTATCCCCTATAATGTATCAGGACATGCTTTCACACAAACGTTTCAATATTTAGATGGAATACTAGTACACACCAGGATAAGGTGTCAATAAATCTTTACCTTTTTCATTCCTAGTTCTAAATAGATTGACACATGAAGCATACCAGTATATATATGCCCACATATGCATCAAAGATTCATCAAGAAAACAAGCAAACACTCCAGCCTACAATTGCAACCATCCCACAACTCTGTCAACTCTTCTCTTTGAAATGGAGAATGTTGTTGTGTTGATTGTTGGCGCTGGGCCAGCAGGCCTTGCAACAGCAGCATGCCTTAGCCAATTCTCAATTCCCTATCTCATTGTCGAGCGTGAAAGTTGCAGCGCGTCGCTTTGGCGCAGCCGCGCCTACGATCGCCTCAACATGCATCTTGCAAAGGAGTTCTGTGAGTTGCCACACATGTCATACCCACTAAATGCGCCAACATACATACCAAAAACCTTATTTGTGAAGTACTTGGATGATTGTGTTGAGCGTTTCAACATTCAACCCAAGTATCTCACTAGTTTGGAGTCATCCACATTTGACAATGGCGAAAATGTTGGTCCATCGCGGCACATGACATGGCAAAGAGCACAATAGTCAGGTTCACAGAAAAGTTTCTTGTTGTGGCAAGTGGTGAGAATAGTGCAGAGAATATTCCAATGATCCCCGGACTGCAAAGTTTCCCGGGTGATGTCATCCACTCCTCAAGCTACAAGTCAGAAAAGAGCTACTCTGGCATGAATGTATTGGTCGTTGGATCTGGCAACTCTGGAATGGAATTTGCTTATGACCTTGCGGCCCATGGTGCCAATACTTCAATCATTATACGAAGCCCGGTATGTACacacattatatatattttttggccTGGAAACACTAGGGGATCCCCCCACCCCCACCGTATGGGCAGTATATATTTTCAGTGGGTACATAGCAATTTCTTATTATAGTCTCCACTAGAAGGATGCAATTATTCAGAGTTATTAATAGAAAGTATTTCATGGTATAGAGTGATAGACTGTTTTATAACATGCACAAACAACTAAACAATTAGACGAACACCGAAAAAATAACTCTTGAAAGAATAtgattcaatgaaattttacttTATGATGCAGGACTTCAAAAGAGATGTGACATGTTTTGTTGTTGCAGATTCATGTAAGGACAAAGGAATTAATCCGGTTGGGGATGACACTTGCTCGCCGTCTTCCATTGAATTTAGTGGATAACCTCCTTGTGATGGCGGCGAATTTAATATTTGGAGACCTATCAAGGTATCACATTAGAAGGCCAAAAATGGGTCCAATGATCCTCAAGTCAGAAACCGGCCGATCCGCTGTTATTGATGTTGGCACTGTTGGGTTAATCAAAAAAGGTATCATCAAAGTAAGTATATCCTTGACATGACATAAGTTTCATAACAGATGTTGTCTTCATATGCCAAGTTATCAATATTATATTCATCTCCTATAGATACAAGGGAGCATTAGTAAGATCATGAGCTATATAGTTGAATTTTGGTGCAGTAAAAAAATATCATTTGACGCGATTGTGTTTGCAACTGGATACAAAAGCACAACAAATATATGGCTCAAGGTAACAACATCGATGTTTGAATATGTCTGAGTTTGTTTTCTTGGTGCAACAATTGTTAAATCTGCTAACAAGCTCCATGTTGTTTTTTTATCCCAGAATGGTGAGAACATGTTAAATGGCAATGGACTGCCCATCAAAGAATATCCGAATCATTGGAAAGGTGAAAATGGGGTCTACTGTGCTGGGTTAGGAAGGAGAGGATTGGCTGGTATTGCAGCAGATGCCAAGAATATCGCCAATGACATCAAATCAATGATAGGCGTTATGTCCAGCTAAATTATCAAATCAGTGAATGTGTCTTCTACAACGCGATGCCTTCCATTGCTAGGCTCCTCAACAAGATCAAGGATGAGATCCGATGCAGGGCTAGGGCAGGGGCACAAGGCCCGTGGGTTGTTCTGCACCAATCCTGGGATGTCTACTGAGTTGTATGATGTACTATAAAATTAACCTCCTAGGAGGGCTGTAACTTTTCCCCATCCTTTCAATGCAATGAAACACAAAGGTCTTTTGCGTTTTCTCGATTTTTTTATCTTTTACATGTAGTTTACCAGGGCTAGTGTGCTAGACGGTTGATTCTTTGAGAAATTTATCCACCGCCACATGTCTATCTTTGATAGAACTAAATTTTTGTTTATTTCAAGGTTCATATGTGCCAGGGAGTAAGCATTACTTTTATAATATAATCAAGGGCTTTATACTCACATGGTGCAAAGAGCATTGTAATTTTTGTTGAATTGTTACCTACAGTATTTTATTTACTTGAATCTACATATGCAAAAGTCATCCGCTTGAACATGATGTTTAACAACAAGGGATTAAGTGCAATTAATACAATCCCAAATCATGAACATCAAATGGTGCAAAAGATTATCAAGTCAAAGTTGTTCATTGTTTCACGTCAGATGCACACGAGTAATTGTAGTAGCTTCCAAGTTTTTATTTATTAATTgccaaatgaaaatcaaattgatGATTTCTAGAAATATGATGGTAATTGAAATGAATGGTAACAATGTATCCCAATATTTGCTTGATATGTACATGATTCAGCACCAATCTTCAAGCGAGGACAGGATTTCATTCCATATTAATTAGTGAAAACTAATTTCCAGTTTAATCTACCACCGAGCACAAACGTAATTACCTTCTCAGAACCACCTTCAGCAGTTGCTTCGCCACTTCCTTTAGAGTTTAGGCATTCTCTGGCATTTCTTCCCTTTCTGCAGAGGCAAGGAGAATGAAGTGTACCTCAGTTTGCGCTTTGTTATCATAGGCATGGCATCCAGATTTCGTCGATTATAACTACCATTTATCAATGTGCAAATGGAATTGCTAGAACTAGTCGGCGATGAGCGCAGCAAGAGGAGCCAAAATGGCTCACAAACAACAAAAAAAGGTATGTTCATTTCTTTATTTCTATTATTACCCACTATTCTGTTTATGCATGTATTCGTAGCCCGGCTGTCCGGCAGCAGTACAGATTGTATAGTAGTAGCGCACCTACCGGAGTGGTCACTGGTCGACGACTCGCGCGGCAGAGCACCGGCCCCGGGAAATTCCTCTGCCTACGCgtcatctccatctccatccTCGTACCCGCCAGCTGACCTCAGAGCAACTCCAACACACCGATCCAAAAGGACACGCGCTTTGTCCATTTTTCGTCCGTTTGGGTAAGGTCGTCCACCCCCTTCTGTGTTTGGCTCGGCCATGCATCCAACCGGCCGACCCAATTCACGTACGCGCAGAAAACCTATGAATTATAAAAAGGCTTGTGGCTATAGATCATGCTAGCGGCCATGCCATCGCCCAGAGTTAATGCCGGTGCCATGCCAGCGATTGACACACATGCATCCTTCTAAAAAACACCATACAGCTCATGCTAGCGCACTTGCCAGCAGCTGGCACACATGCCAGCACATAGAAGGGGCGTGAGTTCAACCACGTCATCTCGAGCGTGGTCCTGCCGACACACTTGCCGGCATACAAAAAAAGATGGCGCTCTCCGCCATAATCACTCGTCATCGAACTTGAGCATATCGGTCTGCATCTTCTCGAACGAAGGTTTCTTCCTCGGGGACACCATGCTCAAGtccaccttcatgatctccaccccCTTCGTCTTGCAAGCGAGCGCCACTTCTTTTTCCTTGGTCTTGGCATTAGTGGCCTCGATTTTGAGCATCTTCATTTGCTTCTCCACCTCCATCTCAAGCTtcttggcttgcttctccgccTCCATCTCGAGCCTCTTCCTTTGTATCACCATGAAGGCCTTCATTTGCTCTTCTTTGTCTTGCCGGCCCTTCTCCTCCCTTATGTCCTTCTTGGTCATCATGCCTTCCaatgttgcatgcaaggcaatCAACGCCGCACCACGATTGTCCTCTTTCTTGGAGTTGGTCTTTCCCCTCGGCTGCGGCTTCTCTTCCTCGTCATCCTCGACGTCCTCCTTCCCTCCACACGCCTTCATGGCGACATATTGCGCCTTGAACTTCTCATCCCTGTTGATGACCATCCAACAATGGTTGAGGTTGAACGACTTGTTCCCATGTTGGGCCTTGAAATCTTTCAAAGCTTGAGATGCCTACAAATGAAGAGCATGCAAGCATATGGGCAAACGGACCAGCAAGCATATGGGAAAATGGACAAGAAACAAAGGAGACGAAGATGGACACATGTATACCATGTCCTTAATGCCGAGGCCCTCACGGGACGTCCCTCGATGCTCTCAAGGGTGGCACCAAAATTGTTGCATTCTTGTTGTATCACCCTCCAACGCTTCAAGAGGGACACCCACCCACGCTTGCTATCGATCTTGTACGGCGTGAACTTCTTACGTTCAGGATATTCGCGATGAACACGTAGCCAAAAGGTTGATGCCTTTTGCTCGGCGCTGACCTTGGGGTCTTGTCCAATGTCGCTCCAACATTCAAAAAAGAGCTTGTCCTCATCCTTTGTGTATGCGTTCGCTTGAATGCTTTGGCGCTTCTTATTTGCATTGGCTTGGGTGGCGAGCTCATCTTCAAAAAACATAGACTCCCTGTTGATGTCcacttcatcttcttcttctaggtCGTAGTCCTCCGGAAATTCGTGGTCTTGCGGGGAAGTGCCGCCCATGCCATCTTGGCCTTGCGCGAAGGGGTCGGCCATGCCTCCATGGCCTGGATCAAAGGTGCCGGCCATGTCCTCGTGGCCGGCCATGAAGGGGCCTCGTCCGTCTTGGTTTGGGTCTCATCGAGATCAAAGGTCGCGCCCCCCGTACTGCCTTCGAAGTTGATGTTCTCGATGATGAACGGTTGACCATCTCGTCGTTCGTCCGGCATTTTGCCGAACAGGTTGCGGGTGTCGGGATGCATGTCGGCTGGGATCTCCCACGGGCGCTTCCTCGATGGCCATGGGCGCGCGCGTGGTCGGCGCGACCACGCTCACCTCCGGCGAGCACTCCACGAAAAACGGGAGGTTTGCAGGTACGGATGGAAGCCGGGCATCGGCGGCGTGGTGGACGAGCACGGCGACTCTAGCAACGGCAAACGAGGAAAGGCCGACGAGCCCGTGCTGGCCTTGGTTTAATCCTAGGTAGTGTAGGGCCTCCCTCGTTGTCGCAGCAACTCTGGCAATGTTTTCCTCTTGCTGTGCGGCGGCGgccagggcggcggcggacgcggatTCGAGCTTGCGTTCTTGCACGTGCTTCCACCCCTTCCTCTTGACCGAATGCATAGTCCGCTGCTCGTCCGTCAATGGCTTCTTCTTGGTCGGCGCCGCCGCGTTGCGAGTGCCGCGGGGCTTGCCTTGCGCAGAGGCGAGGCCAGCATCGACGTCGAGGGTCAGCGCGTCGTCCATGGCGAGTGGCCGGGAGCACGAGCGAGCGGTAGTTCTTTGGGAAAGAGAGGGAAATGGCAGTGGCTATGCCGCCGATTGGCGGGCCAGGGAGAGGAGTAGGCGGGCGTCGCGGGCGTCCGTTTCGTGTCCGCGTCGACGCAAGCAAGACCTAAATTTGGGTCGGGAATGGGTCGCGTGGTGGACAAaaagcggacgcgcgtccgtttgatTCGCTATGTTTGCCTGATTTTTCTGTCCGTTTCAATCTAAACTGACACGAATTAGGTCGACGCATTGGAGTTCCTCTCATCTCCCGTCTCCTGCTTGCCCCACGCCAAGAAGCGGCAATCCATGGTGGCGCGATAGCGAGAGGTCACGAATGGGGAAGAAGAAGCGGCGAGGAAAGGAGAGGTGGCGAATAGGAACGACAGCAGCAGAGTGCATTCACCGATGGCGTGGCTCCGATCTGCGGGTGGCATGGGACGGCGGAGCTAGCAAGCCGAAGGGGAGGATGGAGAGCGATACCCGAGCCCTTTCTACTTCGCTCCCTACTGGGCCTTCTAACGGCCCATGGACTAAACCCGAACTACTCACTCAGCTTGCTAGTGCTTGAAATTTAGTAAAGCAAAAAAAAGTGAAATGTAGTAAAGCATATGCATTCCCCAAAACAAAATGCTACATGTCCCTTCGCTACTCACTCAACAAAGGACCCGACTAGGCGGCGCCCGAGCGCCCGGACGGGGGAGCAAGCACTCCCCCATAATAGGAAAGAGCATCCACGCTCCCGCAGGAACACCTAGAAAAGGAAAACATCAGGTTCCATATGCTCACGTTATATATCCCACCCGTATTTATTACGGATCAAAAACTTTAAAAAGTTGTAACTTTTGATTCGGGTGTCGACATTCAAATCCGTTTTCACCGTTGGGTTTCTCGCGATGAGTTCTTCAAATCTAGATCCCGTATGAGTAGGTTTCGACGAACTTTTTTTCCGAGCAACTTTGTGTCCTATAGAGGAAACTTTAGTGCTACAGGAAAGCAACTCATTTTTTTCCGTAGTATGACTACATATCAGCGGATGACTACAAGTTGGTACCATGACTATCAATTGACTAACTACACCTCTAAGTCGCTTATCATAAGGACAACTCCAACGTGGATCACCAAATCGCCCAAATATCGGGATCGGCCTCTCTAGACACTTTTAACCAGTGACGGTCATCTAATTTGTTCGAACAAGTCCGTATGTCCGAAATGATCCAAGCCGAACGACGAGGGGGCGTTCTTAGAGCCCCTCAGCGTCCATTTCTCCCTCTGAATCGAGTCGGATCACGTTTCCTCAGACGACAAGAGGAGAAAAATCCAGCCCTCCTAATTGAGGTCCCCGCAATGGACAAAGAATCCGCACTACAAATGGGAGATGCTAACCTAGCGGTCAACCTCTGACCGTTGTCTGATGATGCTTTCTCCGCCCCTCCCGAGCAAACGCGACGTCCAAAACTAGATGACGCGTAAAGGAGGAGACGTTGTCCCCACTGAGCCAACCATTTCTGTTGTAACAAGGAGGAGGCAACAACAACTTTGAATATTGATAAACGCAGACACATGTAGAAAAGACTATGTTCACCCAACAGAGCTTGTTGGGGTAGAAAAGAAAAACAACTAGGTGACTTGTATGCACTTGAGTTGTACTTAAAAAAGCCAATAATTTTTGCGGTGTTTCTGTGCAACTGCAATGCATTTATCAGACAACTCATATGTAGCCCCAGTCTGACTTGGTATATAGATAAAGCGACCACATGTAGAAAAGACGAAGCTCACCAGGCAACTCATCTGTAGTCCATGCATAAAGAACTCCACAGTTTTTCTTGGGCACCTAGGCAGTAGCAGAGgagaaaacacacacacacacacatagtcATGTGCCTCATATCTCCAGCTAGTAAACCTGACCAGTTTTCTTTTCATGAGGGTTGGGCAACTGGATACATGGTTTTAGGCAAATTGTATGGTTGATTGTGGGCAACTGGATAGTTAGTTTTAGGCAACAGTATAGGTGATTGTGGGCAACTATGACGCCTGAAAAGGGGATAAAGAACATACGCATGTTCATTTTTGTAGAGTTCACAGATAAATTTAATCCTCTAAAAACACTTCGCGGTTTTAGTTATGTCCCCATGACCAACTCCACCATGCTCCCCTTCTATGATTAGTCGCCAAGTATTTACGATCATACCAAGGGATCCCATCTCGAGGAGATAAGTTTTTGACGCATCTCTACGACACAAACTTGAAAGGTATCTAAAACCTTTACATATAAGCCAAATTATGGTCTTGGTGTTCATAAGGATTGGGCAACTGAATACATGGTTTTAGACAATTGTATGGTTGATTGTGGGCAACTGGATACATGGTTTTAGGCAACAGTATGATTGATTGTGGGCAACTGGATACATGGTTTTAGTCAACAGTATGGCTGATTGTAGGCAACTATGACACCTGAAAAACAGATTAAAAATATACACATATTCATTTTTGGAGGAGGCTCATAAATAAACTAATCCACTAAAAACACTTCGCAGTTTTAGTTATGTCCCCATGACCAGCTCCACACCGCTCCCCCTCTATGATTATTTGCCAAGTATTTACGATCATACCAAGGGATCCCATCCCGAGGACATAAGTTCTTGACGCATCTCTACGACACAAACTTGAAAGGTATCTGAAACCTTTACATATAAGCCAAATTATGGTCTTGGTAATGTTTTTGTTCATGAGGATTGGGCAACTGGATACATGGTTCTAGACAACTATATGGATGATTGTGGGCAACTGGATACATGGTTTTAGGCAACAGTATGGCTGATTGTAGGCAACTATGGCACCTAAAAAAATATACACATATTCATTTTTGGAGGAGGCTCATAAATAAATTTAATCCACTAAAAACACTTTGTGTTTTAAGTTATGTCTCCATGACTAGCTCCACAACGCTTCCCCCCTGTGATTATTCGCCAAGTATTTACAATCATACCAAAAGGATCCCACCCCAAGGAGATAAGTTCTTGACGCATCTCTACGACACAAACTTGAAAGGTATCTAAAACCTTTACATATCAGCCAATTTATGGTCTTGGTAATGTTTCTGTTCATGAGAATTGGGCAAACTGGATACATGGTTTTAGACAACTGTATGGATGATTGTGGGCAACTGGATACATGGTTTTAGACAATTGTATGGATGATTGTGGGCAACTGGATACATGGTTTTAGCCAACAGTATGGCTGATTGTAGGCAACTAAGACACCTAAAAAAACAGATAAAGAATATACACATATTCATTTTTGGAGGAGGCTCATAAATAAATTTAATCCACTAAAAACACTTTGTGATTTAAGTTATTTCTCCATGACCAGCTCCACACCACTCCCCCTCTGTGATTATCCGCCGAGTATTTATAATCATACCAAAGGATCCCACCCCAAGGAGATGAAATTTTTGATGCATCTCTATGACACAATCTTAATTGAAAGGTATCTAAAACCTTTACATATCAGCCAAATTATGGTCTTGGTAATATTTTTGTTCATGAGGATTGGGCAACTGGATACATGGTTCTAGGCAACTGTATGGATGATTGTAGGCAACTATAACATCTGAAAAAGGGATAAAGAACATGCACATGTTCATTTTTTTAGGAGTTCATATATAAACTTAATGCCATAAAAAGCATGTGTTGTCTAAGACAATCACCTCACATATGTGTTGCATGTATGAACACAAAAGCACAAACAGCTCAAACACATGTATGCATACACCAGTGGCAACGGTAGCGCCCTCGGCGTGCACACACCTATAACAGCAGCATGCTAGATGTGTAGGTCTTTGCTCTGACGAGGAAGTCGAAGATCAATCCGGCTGTGCTCTGCTTGACGGATCAGATCGTCGTGATAGCGAGGGCGAGCAAAATCGAACCGTACGCGACTCCAAGCGGGCGACGGCGATGACGAGCAAAACCGAACCGGACGCGAGTCACGCGACCCCAAATGGGTGACGGCGAGGGCGAGCAAAATCAAACCAGGGGAGCCTTTGAACCGACGAACCGAGCACGAGCGATATCAAATCCGGGGTTATTTCTAAGCCTAAACGGATGGCGAACCGAGGACACAAATAAACTTAGTCCCCTGAAAACACTTTCTGGTTTTAGTTGTGTCCTCACGACCAGCTCCAGATCGCTCCCCTTTATCATCTTTCACCAAGTATTTATGATCATACCAAGGGATCCCATCCCGAGGTGATGATATTCTTGATGCATCTCTATGACACAATCTTAATTGAAAGGTATCTAAAACCTTTACATATTAACCAAATTATGGCCTTGATAATATTTCTGTTCATGAAGATTGGGCAACTGGATGACAACTGGATGAACTAGATACATGGTTTCTAGGCAACTGTATGGTTAATTGTGGGTAACTATGACACCTGAAAATGGTATTAAAAACATACACATGTTCATTTTTTAGGGGTTCACTTAAATTTAATCCCATAAAAAACTTCATGGTTTTAGTTATGTCCCATGACCAGCTCCACCCCGCCACCCTTTATGATCATTCGCCAAGTGTTTACCCCGGTGACAAAAATACCCTCCCCCAATAATGTGTGCCACTTCTAATACATTATTTAGGCAACTCCTGATGTTATTTTACGCAAGCTCATGTGGTATAAAACACTTATAAATAAAATGTTAATGGGCAACTCCACTCGACAAAATAGAAAAAATTCGGGACACTTCTGATGCACTCCTGGGCAACTCCTTCTGCCATTTTGTGCAACTCCAGTCACAACCTTGAGCACTGCATGCTTCCTGTCTCCCGCCTCACCGCCCTCCACCTTTTagaagctactccctccgttccaaaatagatcacccaaatttgtactaaagttagtacaaagttgagtcatctattttggaacggagggagtactatgcaAAAGGAAAAGTTGCTACTACAAATCGCAATTGGCAAGTACTAGTAATCTGCAGAGTTAAATAGTAGTGCGTGTTAGAAGTTACACTGAATCAACCTATCAACACCATCGAATGAAATACTGGTCGCTGGAGTATGTAAATTTAACCATCACAGAAAGAGTACCTACTGGTCGCTGGTGTTGAGCCTTTTGATGGCGTCATGGCAACCACGGCGCCACCGGCGGCGGTGGGGCCAACAGGCAGGCGGACGAGCCCCCTGTAGATAGTACTCCTGACGCCACCCTCGTTGATTTTGAGCAACCGGCTGAAGCCGCTGGTGGTGGCCTGGAGCTTCCCGAGCCCTGAACTACACACGCAGGCTGCTCACGCCCCTCTCTTTGTACAGATCCGGGATGCTCCGAGCTGACGAGGTCAACCCCGACGGCTTTCTCCCGCGGGCCTCACAGTCGCACCCGAGTACTGAGGCTGGGACTGGCTCGTGACCACGGCGAATCCTCCCCACTGAAATCCCTAGGACATGGCGCGGCCCGCGCAGCTCGCCGCTCGCCGTCCCTGGTTGCTCGCCGGTGCAAGCGCGTGGTACGCCTACCGCGACGTGTGTCCCCGCAAATCCCCAGTGAAAATCACGGTGAATCGCGCCGACACTGCTCATCATGATCTCCACTGTGGCTCATCTAGAATGGGCAATTTTGGCGGAGAAGAGAGACTGGACAGAAAGCGGTGGACATTATGATGTGGGGCCCGCGAATGGTTTTAATTTCAGTGAAAAACGGCTGTCGGTTTCAGCCAGCAATCATGGACCACGCGCGTTGATCGGACGGCGCAGACCGGGTGCGCTCGACACAGCGATCCAGCGCAGCTGCGCGATTGAGAATTCGGGAAAAACAAAATGCTACATTCCTCTAAAACAGTGCTAGTGGATTTTCTATGTATTATCTACAAAAATAGGTGCTCTTCTAGTGTGTTCGAGGCCATTAAGATGTGTGATAGAAAAAATTAGAGCACCGTGCTAACGTTCATGTGTTTACACCCTACCTTCCTCCTGAAGCACGAATACTTTAGCTTAAAAAAATCACTCTAAATGCTCAAGGTTTTGATCATTTGAGGTAAAAAAAAAGGATTCCGGACATTCTGTCGCTAGAGAGATTTGTTTAGCGGGATGAACCTCGTTTTCTACAATGATAACCGAAAGCAAGTCTCTATATTTTTTTTGGTATTCCTCTCCTAGTTCTCCATCACTTAAAATTCTCTAAAATAGAATTCAAACACTATGTGTATTTCTCGTACTCTTTCTGCTTGGACATTCTACTGTTCATTATTTCCTTAGTTTTCCTAAGTTTGTGGGTAGTAGGAGAGATTTTTCCATTAGGACCTCATTTCAATTTCCACTTCTTTCATATGGGTTATCACTCTTTTTAGATGTTGTTTTGGAACAAATTAGTTTGCTTTGAGAGTTCTCTCGCTAAAACCAATATATTCTATTCCTTACATATATTCTTAGATGTTATAGAAAATAATCTCCTCAAATAATAATTTCCCTATGGAGATGAACACAGGACACATGTTTTGCCCAGGCTCACCTCCTCTCGATGCAGTTAATAGCCCTACTCCTGCTGATCTGTGATTATCTCAAGGCAGAGTACAATGGAGGATTTTGAGGGTCTCG
This sequence is a window from Aegilops tauschii subsp. strangulata cultivar AL8/78 chromosome 7, Aet v6.0, whole genome shotgun sequence. Protein-coding genes within it:
- the LOC141026747 gene encoding probable indole-3-pyruvate monooxygenase YUCCA10, with the protein product MAKSTIVRFTEKFLVVASGENSAENIPMIPGLQSFPGDVIHSSSYKSEKSYSGMNVLVVGSGNSGMEFAYDLAAHGANTSIIIRSPIHVRTKELIRLGMTLARRLPLNLVDNLLVMAANLIFGDLSRYHIRRPKMGPMILKSETGRSAVIDVGTVGLIKKGIIKIQGSISKIMSYIVEFWCSKKISFDAIVFATGYKSTTNIWLKNGENMLNGNGLPIKEYPNHWKGENGVYCAGLGRRGLAGIAADAKNIANDIKSMIGVMSS